Proteins encoded in a region of the Ranitomeya imitator isolate aRanImi1 chromosome 9, aRanImi1.pri, whole genome shotgun sequence genome:
- the EEF1G gene encoding elongation factor 1-gamma, with the protein MAGGTLYTYPDNWRAYKPLIAAQYSGFPITVASSAPEFQFGVTNKTPEFLKKFPLGKVPAFEGNDGFCLFESSAIAHYVGNDDLRGASRIDQAQVLQWVSFADNHIVPPASAWVFPTLGIMQFNKQATEQAKEEVKLILATLDAHLRTRTFLVGERITLADVAVTCSLLWLYKQVLDPSFRQPFGNVTRWFITCVNQPQFHAVLGEVKLCDKMAQFDAKKFAELQPKKETPKKEKPAKEQKKEKEEKKPAPPPASAAEEDLDESEKALAAEPKSKDPYAHLPKSSFIMDEFKRKYSNEDTLSVALPYFWEHFDKEGWSIWYSEYSFPSELTQSFMSCNLITGMFQRLDKLRKTGFASVILFGTNNDSSISGVWVFRGQDLAFTLSEDWQIDYESYNWRKLDPDSEECKTLVKEYFCWEGEFKHVGKPFNQGKIFK; encoded by the exons ACTCTGTACACGTACCCTGATAACTGGAGGGCATACAAGCCCCTCATCGCTGCTCAGTATTCGGGGTTTCCCATCACCGTTGCTTCCTCTGCCCCAGAATTCCAGTTCGGTGTCACTAATAAAACGCCTGAATTCTTGAAGAAGTTTCCTCTGGGGAAG GTTCCAGCGTTTGAGGGTAATGACGGCTTCTGTCTATTTGAGAGCAGCGCCATCGCTCACTATG TGGGTAATGATGATCTCCGTGGAGCATCTCGTATAGACCAGGCCCAGGTCCTCCAATGGGTCAGTTTTGCAGACAACCACATTGTCCCTCCAGCCAGCGCCTGGGTTTTCCCAACTCTGGGGATCATGCAGTTCAACAAGCAG GCTACAGAACAAGCCAAGGAGGAGGTGAAGCTCATCTTGGCCACCTTAGATGCTCATCTTCGGACTCGGACTTTCTTGGTTGGGGAGAGGATCACGCTGGCTGACGTCGCAGTTACGTGCTCCCTCCTGTGGCTTTACAAACAG GTCTTGGACCCTTCGTTCCGCCAGCCTTTCGGTAATGTCACAAGATGGTTTATAACCTGTGTGAACCAGCCCCAGTTCCATGCAGTGTTGGGAGAAGTGAAGCTGTGCGACAAGATGGCTCAGTTTGATG CTAAGAAGTTTGCAGAACTGCAGCCTAAGAAAGAGACCCCCAAGAAAGAGAAACCCGCCAAGGAGCAGAAGAAAGAAAAGGAGGAGAAGAAGCCCGCACCTCCCCCAGCATCGGCCGCAGAGGAGGACCTGGATGAGTCTGAAAAGGCTCTAGCAGCGGAGCCCAAGTCAAAGGACCCCTATGCTCACCTCCCGAAGAG CTCCTTCATTATGGATGAATTTAAAAGAAAATATTCCAATGAAGACACGCTATCGGTGGCTCTGCCTTATTTCTGGGAGCATTTTGACAAAGAAGGCTGGTCCATCTGGTACTCCGAGTACAGTTTCCCCAGTGAACTCACTCAGAGCTTCATGAGCTGCAACCTGATTACCG GTATGTTCCAGCGTCTGGACAAACTGCGTAAAACTGGCTTTGCCAGCGTTATTCTGTTCGGCACCAACAACGACAGCTCAATCTCCGGCGTGTGGGTGTTCAGAGGCCAGGATTTGGCATTCACG CTGTCCGAGGATTGGCAAATAGACTATGAATCGTACAACTGGCGGAAGCTGGACCCAGACAGCGAGGAGTGCAAAACCCTCGTGAAAGAGTATTTCTGCTGGGAAGGAGAATTCAAGCATGTGGGTAAACCCTTCAACCAGGGCAAAATTTTCAAGTGA